In Flavobacterium endoglycinae, one DNA window encodes the following:
- the pbpC gene encoding penicillin-binding protein 1C, producing the protein MKNKLKAFLQHIINWIKKNKIKSAIAFLLLLIYYFSIPRTLFKEPYSTVIESKEGELLGAKIARDGQWRFPEQDSVPDKFKKCIVYFEDEYFYKHPGFNPGAMINAFKQNRKAGKVVRGGSTLTQQVIRLSRKGKNRTYFEKLIEIILATRLELGYSKNEILEMYAAHAPFGGNVVGLEMASWRYFGVQSNQLSWAESAVLAVLPNAPSLIYPGKNQIKLLNKRNRLLLKLHQEGIIDKQTYELSIEEPLPQKPYDLPQIAPHLLQRVAKNEEGTRVKTTIDYALQNRVNQIAQYYYSQYKQNEVHNLAILVIDVQSRNVMSYVGNSPADADHQKDVDIIDAPRSTGSILKPLLYGAMLDDGELLPNTLIADIPTQISGYTPQNFNLTFDGAVPAHRALSRSLNIPAVLMLQDFSVNKFYEELQKFKLRNINKTPDHYGLSLILGGAESNLWDLCRAYANLSSTVNYYTKNKGQYRTNEFTELNYKNDFKPDFGSETNQKNILGAGSIWLTYNAMEEVNRPEGDEAWKFYDSSLKIAWKTGTSFGNRDAWAIGTNSRYVVGVWVGNATGEGRPTLTGVTSAAPILFDVFNLLPRQRWFDTPYNDLAEVEVCRLSGYLAKDNCPKIKQWVPKKGKSTKVCPYHKTIHLDKTEQFQVNSSCESVDNIVTKNWFVLPPVMAWYYKSQHIEYLPLPPFKEGCEGTQTTTMDFIYPKANSKIYLTKDFNSNVQPVILKVAYSERDKELFWYVDDVYKATTKTFHELPITPTTGIHFITVVDASGNEIRRKIEIVRE; encoded by the coding sequence TTGAAAAATAAATTAAAAGCATTCCTCCAGCACATTATAAACTGGATAAAAAAGAACAAAATAAAATCAGCAATTGCATTTCTGCTCTTGCTGATTTACTATTTTTCGATACCCCGAACATTATTCAAAGAACCCTATTCAACCGTAATAGAAAGCAAAGAAGGAGAATTGCTAGGCGCTAAAATTGCTCGTGACGGACAATGGCGTTTTCCAGAACAAGACAGTGTTCCTGACAAGTTCAAGAAATGCATTGTTTATTTTGAAGACGAATATTTCTATAAACATCCCGGCTTCAATCCCGGTGCAATGATCAACGCTTTTAAACAAAACAGAAAAGCAGGAAAAGTAGTCAGAGGAGGAAGTACGCTAACGCAGCAAGTTATTCGATTATCCCGAAAAGGAAAAAACAGAACCTATTTTGAAAAACTAATAGAAATTATTCTCGCAACAAGATTAGAATTAGGCTACTCCAAAAATGAAATTCTCGAAATGTACGCCGCTCATGCGCCATTTGGAGGAAATGTTGTGGGATTGGAAATGGCTTCGTGGCGTTATTTTGGCGTTCAATCCAATCAATTGTCATGGGCAGAAAGTGCAGTTCTAGCTGTCCTGCCGAATGCACCAAGTTTAATTTATCCAGGGAAAAATCAAATAAAACTATTAAACAAACGTAATCGACTTTTGCTAAAACTGCATCAAGAAGGCATAATCGACAAGCAAACGTACGAACTTTCGATAGAAGAACCATTACCTCAAAAACCGTATGATCTGCCGCAAATTGCTCCGCATTTGCTTCAAAGAGTCGCTAAAAATGAAGAAGGAACAAGAGTTAAAACCACAATTGATTACGCACTTCAAAACAGAGTCAATCAAATTGCGCAATATTATTACAGTCAGTACAAACAGAATGAAGTTCACAATTTGGCGATTTTGGTCATTGATGTTCAGAGCAGAAATGTAATGAGCTATGTTGGAAATTCCCCAGCAGATGCAGATCATCAAAAAGACGTAGATATTATCGATGCACCAAGAAGTACAGGAAGTATCTTAAAACCGCTTTTATACGGCGCAATGTTAGACGATGGCGAATTGCTGCCGAATACTTTAATTGCAGATATTCCCACACAGATTTCGGGTTATACTCCGCAGAATTTCAATCTGACTTTTGACGGAGCAGTTCCGGCACATCGTGCCTTATCACGTTCGTTAAATATTCCCGCGGTTTTAATGTTGCAGGATTTTAGCGTAAACAAATTTTATGAAGAATTGCAGAAATTCAAATTAAGGAATATTAATAAAACACCTGATCATTACGGATTATCGCTTATTCTAGGAGGTGCAGAAAGCAATTTGTGGGATTTATGCCGAGCCTATGCCAATCTTTCGTCTACGGTTAATTATTACACTAAAAATAAAGGACAATATAGAACCAACGAATTTACCGAACTCAATTATAAAAACGATTTTAAGCCTGATTTTGGATCAGAAACCAATCAGAAGAACATTTTGGGTGCAGGATCAATTTGGCTGACGTACAACGCCATGGAAGAAGTCAATAGACCTGAAGGAGACGAGGCTTGGAAATTTTACGACAGTTCGCTTAAAATTGCATGGAAAACAGGAACTAGTTTCGGAAATAGAGATGCTTGGGCGATTGGCACCAATTCCAGATATGTAGTTGGAGTTTGGGTTGGAAATGCAACAGGCGAGGGAAGACCAACTCTCACGGGCGTTACCAGTGCCGCACCAATTTTATTTGATGTTTTTAATTTACTGCCAAGACAAAGATGGTTTGATACACCGTATAATGATTTAGCCGAAGTTGAGGTCTGCCGTCTAAGCGGTTATCTGGCAAAGGATAACTGTCCGAAAATTAAACAATGGGTTCCGAAAAAAGGAAAATCAACCAAAGTTTGTCCGTATCATAAAACCATTCATTTAGATAAAACAGAGCAGTTTCAGGTAAACAGTAGCTGCGAAAGCGTCGATAATATTGTGACTAAAAACTGGTTTGTACTGCCTCCAGTTATGGCGTGGTATTACAAAAGCCAGCACATAGAATATTTGCCGTTACCTCCATTCAAAGAAGGTTGCGAAGGAACACAAACCACAACAATGGATTTTATTTATCCAAAAGCAAACAGTAAAATCTATTTAACAAAGGATTTTAACAGTAACGTACAACCTGTAATCTTAAAAGTGGCTTATTCTGAAAGAGATAAAGAATTATTTTGGTATGTTGATGATGTATACAAAGCCACAACCAAAACATTTCATGAATTGCCAATTACGCCAACAACGGGAATACATTTTATTACAGTTGTAGATGCTTCTGGAAATGAAATCAGAAGGAAAATTGAAATTGTGAGGGAATAA
- a CDS encoding alpha-2-macroglobulin family protein produces MKAKGLSIVFFVFFIFQSCGRKSAADFNSDFSLFKDYITSFTGGIVSADSDIRVVLAFDKNDWKPNQELDDDLFDISPSVHGKVIALSTNTLAFIPEKKLKAGTEYQVTLNLDKLTAIPKEKEKELSKFNFTVKTVKQDFTINTGDIQSYSKEYQYLNCTLKTADNIDLETAIKLVKAKHNGNDLKIKFDKNVSLGKEFHFIIDSIQRQSEASNLEIIYDGNDFDIDQKGQIDFPITSINEFKVIKVEVPDGNNQQVLINFSEPLEKGQDFAGLVSIQNTNNLKFSTQGNLLKVYFTNQNATKKEEAAAVVAEPVYAAAVDSAAVVVDSAAVAVDSAAAPVEDIVEVVPDEAPEQVVTGELLLEVFQGIESQYGKKLENNYSKKISFDQIKPNIRFIKNGTILPSSNNLKLNFEAVNLSAVDVKVYKIYKNNILQFLQYNELNGGQNLKKVAQPIAKTTLNLRESTLVNLSKWNTYALDLSKIIKPEPGAIYRVEFVYKKKYSLYKCETSEGNDDEAEEEEVDENDVNYSGNSYDDYSYYDDYNWRESEDPCSGSYFYNARIATNILATDLGVIAKRGENKSYLFAVNNIVTTEPVSNARVDLYNFQQQKIGSEATSSEGIASFQLDKFAYFAIVTLGDQSTYVKLDDGLSLSVSNFDVAGETLQKGLKGFIYGERGVWRPGDNLYLSFILNDAANKLPKSHPIKFRLNDPNGKTVYQTVQKTNDLNHYAFTVPTNQDAPTGNWEAMVSVGGAKFYKSIKIETIKPNRLKIKNTFSRKTLSASYPNTDNLEVTWLHGAIAKNLNVEMQAKFSQQATTFKGYEKYTFDDLARQFSTEEINVFSGKLNESGKASINIQPRLQGQAPGMLRASFITKVYEEGGDFSTDVMSTTYSPYKTYVGLKTPELNKYSMLETRTNNRFEVVTVDENGRPKSVRNLEVRVYKVDWRWWWDSSSDNLSNYNSSDATTSYKTFVINTDSSGKGSFQFALTDEEWGRYLIRVADQEDGHATSLTVNIDWPIWSGKTRNRDASTANMLVFSTDKKNYAVGEKAQISFPSSEGGRALISVENGSRVVQTIWAETKKGETKVEVPITGAMAPNVYFNITLLQPHASTKNDSPIRMYGIVPIEVVDKNTILAPTLTMPDVLRPEQPFTVKVGEKSGKEMTYTIAVVDEGLLDLTRFKTPNAWDSFYVREALGVKTWDIYDDVIGAYGGKINQIFSIGGDQDLGGGKAKKANRFKPVVLYYGPFKLEKGETKSHQLKLPKYIGSVRTMVVAGDAKTSAYGSVEKATQVKSPLMVLASLPRKISPSEKVTLPVTVFATENKIKNVSIQVKTSNGLKVMGSAVQRLNFAQPDEKMAYFNLVVGSATGIAKVQVIATSGSEKSVYDVEIDMTNPNPVTSTFTDVVLTPNSAKTISWKTFGIAGSNKARLEVSSMPSMNLNGRLQFLIQYPHGCVEQTTSSVFPQLYLGDVADIDAKRKDLIQKNIAAGIARLGNFQLSNGGMPYWQGNAIADDWGTSYAGHFLIEAEKKGYVLPINFKSKWLSYQQKEAKQWRFEPKYGNDLAQAYRLYTLALAGNADLSAMNRLRETKGISNESMLRLAAAYVLAGQKSAGQSLFLKTSIDGSSDDYSYYYYGSSERNRAMALETMLLLDQKQKAFVTATKLAKEMSANQWMSTQTTAYCLYAMSKFAVSNGPRGINIQFSKNGKGETINTGKSVADRSLSVASGTNSITLKNNKANTVYVRVLNTGILPIGQENAVQSDVTASIVFKNRKGSVINVSKINQGTEFVAEVTIKNQRGESVQNVALSQILPSGFEIVNTRFTDYGDAVNNIADYIDIRDDRTNFYFGMKARETKVFRILLNASYLGNYYLPGLQCEAMYDNTFLARTKGFWVEVVK; encoded by the coding sequence GTGAAAGCAAAAGGACTGTCTATCGTATTTTTTGTGTTTTTTATTTTTCAATCCTGCGGACGAAAATCAGCTGCCGATTTCAACTCCGATTTTTCATTGTTCAAAGATTACATTACCAGTTTTACAGGCGGTATCGTTTCTGCAGATTCTGATATTCGAGTGGTTTTAGCTTTCGATAAAAACGATTGGAAACCCAATCAGGAATTAGACGACGATTTGTTTGATATTTCGCCAAGTGTTCACGGAAAAGTCATTGCGCTTTCTACCAATACTTTGGCTTTTATTCCGGAGAAAAAACTAAAAGCAGGAACAGAATATCAGGTTACTTTAAACCTAGATAAACTAACTGCTATTCCAAAAGAGAAAGAAAAGGAACTTTCTAAATTCAATTTTACAGTTAAAACGGTTAAACAGGATTTTACCATTAATACTGGAGATATTCAGTCGTACAGCAAAGAATACCAATATTTAAACTGCACCTTAAAAACAGCAGACAATATTGATTTAGAAACGGCTATTAAATTGGTAAAAGCCAAACATAACGGAAACGATCTTAAGATTAAGTTTGATAAAAACGTGTCTTTGGGAAAAGAATTTCATTTTATAATTGACAGTATTCAACGTCAGTCTGAAGCTTCAAATTTAGAAATTATCTATGATGGAAATGATTTCGATATTGATCAAAAAGGGCAAATCGATTTTCCTATTACTAGCATAAACGAATTTAAAGTCATAAAAGTTGAAGTTCCAGACGGAAACAATCAGCAGGTTTTAATTAATTTCTCCGAACCTTTAGAAAAAGGACAAGATTTTGCTGGATTGGTTTCGATACAAAACACCAATAATCTTAAATTCTCCACTCAAGGAAATTTACTGAAAGTATATTTTACAAACCAAAATGCAACTAAAAAAGAAGAAGCTGCAGCAGTGGTTGCAGAACCTGTTTATGCAGCGGCTGTTGATTCGGCAGCAGTTGTAGTAGACTCGGCGGCAGTGGCAGTTGATTCAGCCGCAGCCCCGGTTGAAGATATCGTAGAAGTGGTTCCAGATGAAGCGCCGGAACAAGTTGTGACGGGAGAATTGTTGTTGGAAGTTTTTCAAGGAATCGAAAGTCAGTACGGCAAAAAACTGGAGAACAATTACAGCAAAAAAATCTCTTTTGACCAGATCAAACCCAATATTCGTTTTATTAAAAACGGAACGATTCTGCCAAGTTCAAATAATTTAAAACTGAACTTTGAAGCTGTAAATCTGAGTGCTGTAGATGTAAAAGTATATAAGATTTATAAAAATAATATTCTGCAGTTCCTTCAATATAATGAATTAAACGGCGGACAAAACCTCAAAAAAGTAGCACAGCCAATTGCCAAAACAACACTTAATTTGAGGGAAAGCACACTCGTAAATCTTTCAAAATGGAACACCTATGCTTTAGATTTATCTAAAATCATCAAACCAGAACCAGGAGCCATTTACAGAGTGGAGTTTGTTTATAAAAAGAAATATTCACTTTATAAATGTGAAACATCAGAAGGAAATGACGATGAAGCTGAGGAAGAAGAAGTAGATGAAAACGACGTAAACTACAGTGGAAATTCGTATGACGATTACTCGTACTATGATGATTATAACTGGAGAGAAAGTGAAGATCCGTGCTCTGGTTCGTATTTCTATAATGCAAGAATTGCAACCAATATTTTAGCTACAGATTTAGGTGTTATTGCTAAAAGAGGAGAGAACAAATCGTACTTATTTGCGGTAAACAATATCGTTACAACAGAACCGGTTTCGAATGCGAGAGTAGATTTGTATAATTTCCAACAGCAAAAAATAGGTTCAGAAGCGACAAGCAGTGAAGGAATTGCGTCTTTCCAATTGGATAAATTCGCTTATTTCGCCATTGTAACTTTAGGCGATCAATCAACTTATGTAAAGCTCGATGACGGACTTTCATTATCGGTAAGTAATTTTGATGTTGCGGGAGAGACTTTACAAAAAGGTTTAAAAGGATTTATTTACGGAGAAAGAGGCGTTTGGCGTCCGGGAGATAATTTGTATTTGTCTTTTATCTTGAATGATGCTGCGAATAAACTGCCAAAATCGCATCCCATTAAATTCCGATTAAATGATCCGAATGGAAAAACAGTTTATCAGACGGTTCAAAAAACGAATGATTTAAATCATTATGCTTTTACCGTTCCAACAAACCAAGATGCGCCAACAGGAAACTGGGAAGCAATGGTAAGCGTTGGAGGCGCAAAATTCTATAAGAGTATTAAGATTGAGACGATCAAACCAAATCGTTTGAAAATCAAAAATACCTTTAGCAGAAAAACACTTTCGGCATCGTATCCAAATACCGATAATCTGGAAGTAACATGGCTTCACGGAGCAATTGCAAAGAATTTGAATGTAGAAATGCAGGCAAAATTCTCTCAGCAAGCCACAACCTTCAAAGGATACGAAAAATATACTTTTGATGATTTAGCGCGTCAATTCAGTACAGAAGAAATCAATGTTTTCTCTGGAAAATTAAACGAAAGCGGAAAAGCTTCGATAAATATTCAGCCAAGATTACAAGGTCAGGCACCAGGAATGCTCCGCGCTTCTTTCATTACAAAAGTATATGAAGAAGGAGGAGATTTTAGTACCGATGTAATGTCAACAACTTATTCTCCATACAAAACCTATGTTGGACTTAAAACGCCAGAACTGAATAAATACAGTATGCTTGAAACGAGAACAAATAATCGTTTTGAAGTGGTAACAGTTGATGAAAACGGAAGGCCAAAATCGGTTCGTAATCTCGAAGTTAGGGTTTACAAAGTAGACTGGAGATGGTGGTGGGATTCTTCAAGCGATAATTTATCCAATTATAATTCGTCGGATGCAACAACTTCATACAAAACGTTTGTAATCAATACCGATTCAAGCGGAAAAGGAAGTTTTCAATTTGCTTTGACGGATGAGGAATGGGGACGTTACCTAATTCGTGTTGCCGATCAGGAAGATGGTCACGCGACTTCGTTAACCGTAAATATCGACTGGCCGATCTGGTCTGGGAAAACCCGTAACAGAGATGCTTCTACAGCCAATATGTTAGTATTTTCTACCGATAAGAAAAACTATGCCGTTGGAGAAAAAGCACAGATTTCTTTCCCTTCAAGTGAAGGTGGCCGTGCATTGATTTCTGTAGAAAACGGATCAAGAGTAGTGCAGACGATTTGGGCAGAAACTAAAAAGGGAGAAACCAAAGTTGAAGTTCCGATTACGGGAGCAATGGCGCCAAACGTTTATTTCAATATTACGTTGTTGCAGCCGCACGCTTCAACCAAAAACGATTCGCCAATTCGTATGTACGGAATTGTGCCAATCGAAGTGGTAGATAAAAATACCATTTTGGCACCAACTCTTACTATGCCAGATGTTTTAAGGCCAGAACAGCCATTTACAGTAAAAGTAGGCGAGAAATCAGGCAAAGAAATGACGTATACAATTGCGGTTGTTGATGAAGGACTTTTAGATTTAACCCGTTTTAAAACGCCAAATGCGTGGGATAGTTTCTATGTTCGTGAAGCTTTAGGTGTAAAAACTTGGGATATTTACGATGATGTGATTGGGGCTTACGGCGGAAAAATAAATCAGATTTTCAGTATTGGTGGAGATCAGGATTTAGGCGGAGGAAAAGCTAAAAAAGCCAACCGTTTTAAGCCTGTTGTATTGTATTACGGTCCATTTAAATTAGAAAAAGGAGAAACGAAATCACATCAATTAAAATTGCCTAAATACATTGGTTCTGTTCGAACAATGGTTGTGGCAGGAGATGCGAAAACAAGCGCTTACGGAAGTGTAGAAAAAGCGACACAAGTTAAGAGTCCGTTGATGGTTTTGGCTTCGTTGCCAAGAAAAATTTCGCCATCAGAAAAAGTAACGCTTCCAGTAACGGTTTTTGCAACTGAGAATAAAATCAAAAATGTTTCGATTCAGGTAAAAACAAGCAACGGATTGAAAGTAATGGGAAGTGCAGTTCAAAGATTGAATTTTGCTCAGCCAGATGAGAAAATGGCGTATTTTAATTTGGTTGTAGGATCTGCAACTGGAATTGCAAAAGTTCAGGTGATCGCAACATCTGGAAGTGAAAAATCAGTTTACGATGTTGAAATCGATATGACCAATCCGAATCCGGTTACGAGTACTTTTACCGATGTTGTTTTAACGCCAAATAGCGCTAAAACAATTTCATGGAAAACCTTTGGAATTGCAGGAAGCAACAAAGCACGATTGGAAGTTTCGTCAATGCCATCAATGAATTTGAACGGAAGATTACAATTCTTGATTCAGTATCCTCACGGCTGTGTGGAGCAAACAACTTCATCAGTTTTTCCACAACTGTATTTGGGTGATGTAGCCGATATTGATGCAAAACGTAAAGATTTGATTCAAAAAAATATTGCTGCTGGAATTGCAAGATTGGGTAATTTCCAATTATCAAACGGAGGAATGCCGTACTGGCAAGGAAATGCAATTGCAGACGATTGGGGAACTTCGTACGCTGGACATTTCTTGATTGAAGCGGAGAAAAAAGGATATGTATTGCCAATAAACTTCAAATCAAAATGGCTGTCGTATCAGCAGAAGGAAGCGAAACAATGGCGTTTTGAACCGAAATACGGAAATGATTTAGCTCAGGCATATCGTTTATATACCTTAGCTCTAGCTGGAAATGCCGATTTATCAGCCATGAACCGATTAAGAGAAACAAAAGGCATTTCGAACGAAAGTATGCTTCGTTTAGCAGCGGCTTATGTTTTAGCAGGTCAGAAATCGGCAGGACAAAGTTTATTCTTGAAAACAAGCATCGACGGAAGTTCAGACGATTACAGCTATTACTATTATGGTTCAAGCGAAAGAAATAGAGCAATGGCTTTAGAAACAATGCTTCTTTTAGACCAAAAACAAAAGGCATTTGTAACGGCAACGAAATTAGCCAAAGAAATGTCGGCTAATCAATGGATGAGTACGCAGACAACGGCTTATTGCTTATATGCAATGTCTAAATTTGCGGTTAGCAATGGTCCAAGAGGAATCAATATCCAATTCAGTAAAAATGGAAAAGGAGAAACGATAAATACAGGTAAATCTGTTGCAGATCGCAGTTTGTCTGTTGCTTCTGGCACAAACAGTATTACGCTGAAAAACAATAAAGCCAATACAGTTTATGTTCGCGTATTGAATACTGGAATTCTGCCTATCGGACAAGAAAATGCAGTTCAAAGCGATGTTACGGCTTCTATAGTTTTCAAAAACAGAAAAGGAAGTGTGATTAATGTTTCCAAAATTAATCAGGGAACTGAATTTGTTGCCGAGGTAACGATTAAAAACCAAAGAGGAGAAAGCGTTCAAAATGTGGCGTTATCGCAGATTCTGCCTTCAGGATTCGAAATTGTAAATACCCGTTTCACTGATTATGGTGATGCAGTAAATAATATTGCCGATTATATTGATATCCGCGACGACAGAACGAATTTCTATTTCGGGATGAAAGCGAGAGAAACGAAAGTTTTCCGTATTCTATTAAATGCATCCTATTTAGGAAATTATTACCTGCCAGGATTGCAATGCGAAGCGATGTACGATAATACATTCTTAGCAAGAACAAAAGGATTCTGGGTCGAGGTGGTGAAATAA
- a CDS encoding suppressor of fused domain protein → MDLLNKEKEFIFDIYHSAVLCNYIKYWGLPESRVISTRKKFDEKIYVYYFPCNERNKICRIATIGLSLQSGLMGKVECEYIFTLPCDLGKASLESVCDYLLDIAVHTVTEISDITPPRVMPPSGLAPNEWRTKAVLFDELRGEDENFSSVLCEELFKTEFIWVVPIHESEFLSIVNNGIEEFDYHEQNSDVSIVDVNRDPFIL, encoded by the coding sequence ATGGATTTACTAAATAAAGAGAAAGAATTTATTTTTGATATTTATCATAGCGCAGTATTATGTAATTATATTAAATATTGGGGCTTGCCGGAATCTCGTGTAATTTCTACAAGGAAGAAGTTCGATGAAAAAATATATGTTTATTATTTTCCTTGTAATGAAAGAAATAAAATCTGCCGTATTGCAACTATTGGTCTTTCTCTTCAAAGTGGACTAATGGGAAAAGTTGAATGTGAATATATTTTTACACTTCCCTGCGATTTGGGAAAAGCTTCTCTTGAATCTGTTTGCGATTATTTATTAGATATTGCAGTACACACAGTAACCGAAATATCAGACATAACTCCGCCAAGAGTAATGCCACCTAGCGGTTTAGCTCCTAATGAATGGAGAACGAAAGCAGTTTTATTTGATGAATTAAGAGGTGAAGATGAAAATTTTTCTTCTGTTTTATGCGAAGAATTATTTAAAACTGAGTTCATTTGGGTAGTTCCCATTCATGAATCGGAATTTTTATCAATAGTTAATAATGGAATTGAAGAATTTGATTACCACGAACAAAATTCAGATGTAAGTATTGTGGATGTTAATAGAGATCCATTCATTCTTTAA
- a CDS encoding nucleoside deaminase, translating to MENPFTDEYFMKKALQEAEEAYLKGEIPVGAVIVVADKVIARSHNLTELLNDVTAHAEMQSITAAANFLGGKYLKDCTLYVTLEPCQMCAGALYWSQISKIVFGARDEQRGFLNMGTKLHPKTTVVSGVMANEATDLMKRFFLERRK from the coding sequence ATGGAAAATCCTTTCACCGATGAATATTTTATGAAAAAAGCCCTGCAGGAAGCAGAAGAAGCCTACTTAAAAGGCGAAATTCCTGTTGGAGCAGTTATTGTGGTTGCTGATAAAGTAATTGCAAGAAGTCACAATTTGACTGAGTTGCTAAATGATGTAACAGCACATGCCGAAATGCAATCTATAACCGCAGCGGCAAACTTTCTAGGCGGAAAATATTTAAAAGACTGTACGCTTTATGTAACTCTCGAGCCTTGCCAAATGTGCGCAGGAGCTTTGTATTGGAGCCAGATTTCAAAAATTGTATTTGGTGCTCGCGACGAACAACGCGGATTCTTGAATATGGGAACAAAACTTCATCCTAAAACAACTGTTGTTTCTGGAGTAATGGCAAATGAAGCGACTGATTTAATGAAACGTTTTTTTCTGGAAAGGAGGAAGTGA
- a CDS encoding energy transducer TonB, with protein MKHKITISNRVLYSQKHYYKMFLLTLFIAIATTLFSCANKDVNKKKTDQIETVTNSDSTEHTRADESLTEENHTNHVISRPPSKIDRVKFVKPKENNNSKSEKELDSRSEKTKNSSTKVMIKATPNGEVPSQINAEFPGGIDQFHSFFMKEYKKPESVEYWKLNFTLAFAVEKNGKMSFLECSPAVKEPLEKEIIRILSLCPKWQPAELNGKKIRVQYSVPILLK; from the coding sequence ATGAAACACAAAATCACAATCTCAAATCGTGTTTTATATTCGCAAAAACATTATTATAAAATGTTTCTGCTTACTTTGTTTATTGCAATAGCAACCACTTTATTCAGCTGTGCCAATAAAGATGTCAACAAGAAAAAAACAGACCAAATAGAGACAGTCACCAATAGTGATTCTACCGAACACACTCGGGCAGATGAGTCTCTGACTGAAGAAAATCATACAAATCATGTGATTTCGCGACCTCCGTCAAAAATAGATCGGGTAAAATTTGTAAAACCGAAAGAAAACAATAATTCAAAATCTGAAAAAGAATTAGATTCAAGATCTGAAAAAACAAAAAATAGTTCTACAAAAGTGATGATTAAAGCGACTCCTAATGGAGAAGTTCCATCTCAAATCAATGCAGAATTTCCAGGCGGTATCGATCAATTTCATAGTTTTTTTATGAAAGAATACAAGAAACCTGAAAGTGTGGAATATTGGAAACTCAATTTTACACTTGCTTTTGCAGTAGAAAAAAATGGTAAAATGTCTTTTCTTGAATGTTCTCCAGCCGTCAAAGAACCTTTAGAAAAAGAAATTATCAGGATTTTAAGTTTATGTCCTAAATGGCAGCCTGCGGAACTAAATGGAAAGAAAATCAGAGTGCAGTATTCTGTTCCCATTTTATTGAAATAA